The genomic window TATATAGAAACATGAATTGTAGATGTTAGAtaccaaacaaaaacaaatccaAACTTTGTggcttgagtttttttttaattatattttaaagtgttttttctgATTGGATACTGACTAAACCCCTAACCTACATTGCGGATAATatgctttttgtaatttttaggcATAATTCTCCATGTCAGCAGATTTTCATCCCTATCGAAATCAGTTTTCTGATGAGACATTGCGAATGATCTCACTTCgtctatattttttgaaatatcagtCGTTTAAAACCAGTTCTACACTTTCTGGAATCAGTTCAAACTTAAGATAGACGTTACAGATTTTGGCACTCTATTGCGGCCTAAATCTTGCCTAAATCCTTCACTTAAAGAGCGCGGAAGAATTTCGtacctagaaaaaaaattattaatttgtaagcTTAGCCGTTTCCgcaatatttaataacatatattttaaggCGGTAAGGTGTTTCAAACAAACTTCACTTCATACTCACGGGACTtctttaacaattttcaaaacaaattgcTTTGTTCTAGAGAAATGtagaacataataatatttaacgaaGAACGctttgaattgttttattttttgtctccAACATAACAatacgataaaaatttaaatttaaatatttttgtcttgtttttaaataatttgtgtttACAATGTCACAAgaatttataatagaaaatggTGATCAACAAAATTTGCATaacaaaaatgttgaaaatgatCAAACCAATGCATCCGATACTGAAAAGGCCGACATATTAATGCATTCAGAAGACACACGGCAACCACTCATTTATTTAGATGATGATActttgaagttaaataaacatattgaagAAAGAATTCGAAATTTACAAAAGgtatccataaaatatttttaaaaaatcttgatATCTAAAAACGACGGTACTTTTAAGAATATTCATTCTAATTATATTGTAACCTCAAGAATTTTTTACTGAATCtgaccttttttaagatatttcaatTTGGAACTTAGAAaacaggaatttttttaaactcatctttctcgaaataataaaatttttttctttaatgattactatcaaattaattaaatattagatCAAAGGATCAACTATctcgaaattattttaaaatacaatcgaataaaataaattttatttaaatacttcgATTATAGACAATGTTATCCTTAAAAAGTGCGTTAACAGAGGAGAAAGAAGCTTGGAGACGGGAAATAGAAGAAATGGCTCAGTTATATAAGCATAATGAATGTGATTGTGAATCATATGTATCTCCATGTATTACAGATTCCGATAATGACATTAATTATTATCCTGAGTTAACTGTCAGTGAATCTGTTATGGACTACGAGCAAAAATTATCAATGTATCAAAGAACATTAAAAGCGGCTCAATATGGAAAacggtaaattattttaaaactaatttaccGCTAAGTGCCCCAACTAAGTATCCACATTTAAGTTTTTTCCTGCACACAGTGGCCCTTAATTCTCCAGTACATATTAGTACTAATATAAAAAGAATCCTTAGTTAATTTTAGAAGCTGTTGGTGTAAACGAATGTTATCATACAGAGCTGGCGAACCTTTATATATCAACGTgtcattttttcttgttttctgtCAACGTGTCAAGAAATGCTTAATGAAATCATAGATGTATGAGCGTTCGTGCGTGATATAATACTTCATGGTAAACTTTTTGATCGGTGGTATGCCCATAAATTGTGTCATGTGCCACCAATAGCACCGCATGCTATTATTTCGCCATCCTTGTCATAATCACTTAAATATGTAAATCACATGACTCAGCACTTCACACTTGTCATGTAAGGTACTTGTCAATAACCAGTTTATAACCAAATGCAATATACAAATAACAAAGGACGCAATCATATGCAAGCAATTTGAAACTCGTACACAGCAGCTTTAATCTCAACGTGGGTAGTCTCCCGTTAGGTGATTGGGTTAGAAGAAATTCATTTATAACTATATACTAATTTTAGGTATCAATTAAGAAGGCAATTGGCTGCAAGCGCTTATAAAAGACGTTTGCTAGAAGTTGAAAACATGTGCAATTTAGAATTATTGCGAGTAAAACAAAGTGTTCAATTTTTACAACCACTTCAGCAGCTTGCCTCTGAATGGGATTTTCGACACTCGGGAGAATCAGGAGAtggaaatatgaaattttcgtTAGATGATAATCCATCCAATATTTCAAGTTCCACTTCACAGGCAAATTTCCAAGAAAAAACTAATGAATTCACAAATGACACACCACCAATCGAATGTATCGGAAGTATTATTTACGATGAAATGGCTAAACTAGCAATGGCTATAAATAAGCCAATCAATTTTAACAGTAAGACCAAAGAACTATTAACAAAAACTGAAGAGTCTACGTCAACCATTGAACAATCTCAGTCTGCTGTTTGGGGTAATGATTCGAATAATGTATCATCTACCAGTACCGTGGGTAGTTTACCATAGAACTTTTtccattattcaaaattttaatatgttcatttgtcgtttttttgtaataagttttttgggacattaaataaatttagaatttgttaaaatttttatttgttgctgCAAAAATCTATCATCATATCATATAAACATATCTCTATATGGAAAATGGCTATATGGTTTGCattcaaaatttgatatcattttccaataattttaatttgacatttactatacatTTTACACGTAAAGAATTgaaacagccccctttaacgccaaaattatccactgaaAGCGCTAGCGTCAATTTGCTTGTCCCTACCATGGATACGCAACCAACGAATATATAAAATCGAAAACATATATACTAGAGAGATACTCTGGGAATGTTGAGTAACTTTGGCAAAAACCAATTCATTCTAGTCATCGTTTCAAGCGCGTTAATTATGCGATTGCATATGATATCACCTCttgaaattcaatgaaaatcggGAGCTTTGACATGGCACGTAGGCGAAATTTGTACCTATTGAGGCATTTGTTGAGACtgacaagaataaaaaaaaattctggcaATATTTGTTCGAAAGCCATTTTCCATATACAGTGATCGATCCGTCGTCTTTTTTGGTCATCCAAAAAgtaagtgttaattttttttctttaatactaAAAGTATTATCTTCAAAGACGTGTGTTGTCATTTACGAGgtgcttaaaattttctaaaaagaaaatttaaaagttttatttgtgatttctttcgtaaataaaattaaaggatAAAACTTGTGACTCATTGCTCTTGTCGGGACATAATAGTATATAGAATTGTTATAACGAGTAGTTTTGAAATAAGACACAAGAtttgatgaaattaataatttattgtactaTTTATGTTACTATTtactatgatttatttttattttgatgtaactattaaaaaataatatcattgtaattaaaaaaacaaatatatatcaaagatTATACAGACTTTTATTTTGGCTTATCagaattatcatttaaaaacgttttttattttattatgtaaagttgccattttatttatttaaaaaaaggagttTTTAGTTAGTGCTTCTGATACAATCACTTTACAAATCTACACCTGCTTTATTTTACACACaacttgtttattaaaaacgTTACACATCACTTGTTTTGTGTCACTGTCattgtgttatttatatatacaaggaTTAATCAAGTAGTTTAGAAGGTGATCGCAAAAATAATAAGGTGGTATTATACACTTAACTAGACAGGCGTGAAGGAAGGACAGTCTACAGCGTAGAAATCTCACAACAAATTTTCACAAGAACATCAGTACTAGCATACTAAATCACCCACTTTTTGCGATATCCTCTTAAACTCAAAGGTTTGATACCTATTAAGAATAGTCTCCAGTCCTAGGCGCTTTTGGCAAGTAATAACTAACAAGTGGGCActattttctttaacaaaactctgaaaatttttaattgtgattCAACCTTAAAAGGATGTTTCTTTTGCATACACTTTTTACACACGGTATAAGTAGAAAAAGATGCTATCCTCTGTTAGTAAGCATTTGTGAAAAGAGGTCTAGAACTTCAGACTATAAGTGTTTCATTTCTGATGCTTTCctaataaactaatatttattactcccattatttttttaaatgcaatatttAACAGGGGTAGGAATCTGAAGATTAAatctttcttaaatttaaatctcCGAGCGAGcgttttgactatttttatagtttcCATGACGATGAGAACATATTGGTCTAGCAAGGA from Chrysoperla carnea chromosome 2, inChrCarn1.1, whole genome shotgun sequence includes these protein-coding regions:
- the LOC123293971 gene encoding uncharacterized protein LOC123293971; its protein translation is MSQEFIIENGDQQNLHNKNVENDQTNASDTEKADILMHSEDTRQPLIYLDDDTLKLNKHIEERIRNLQKTMLSLKSALTEEKEAWRREIEEMAQLYKHNECDCESYVSPCITDSDNDINYYPELTVSESVMDYEQKLSMYQRTLKAAQYGKRYQLRRQLAASAYKRRLLEVENMCNLELLRVKQSVQFLQPLQQLASEWDFRHSGESGDGNMKFSLDDNPSNISSSTSQANFQEKTNEFTNDTPPIECIGSIIYDEMAKLAMAINKPINFNSKTKELLTKTEESTSTIEQSQSAVWGNDSNNVSSTSTVGSLP